One stretch of Phaeodactylum tricornutum CCAP 1055/1 chromosome 9, whole genome shotgun sequence DNA includes these proteins:
- a CDS encoding predicted protein, with protein MPKSKTTTSKTGGQQYRKESKEERKARLKSQQEAREFCQRVLPSIGGLLLFLLIGFAVYVRSVPPKVTSQPMAPTDTANPNLEEFQQPVTNEASEELKSEANLQEPEVRTKEEETIEL; from the exons ATGCCCAAATCCAAGACTACTACTTCAAAGACTGGGGGTCAGCAGTACCGAAAAGAATCGAAGGAGGAGCGAAAGGCTCGGCTGAAAAGCCAGCAAGAAGCTCGTGAG TTTTGTCAACGAGTTCTCCCTTCTATCGGTGGACTTCTTTTATTTCTTTTGATTGGCTTTGCCGTCTACGTAAGGTCGGTCCCGCCTAAGGTGACATCACAACCCATGGCACCTACCGATACCGCAAATCCAAATTTAGAGGAATTCCAACAGCCCGTGACGAACGAAGCATCCGAGGAATTAAAGTCAGAAGCTAATCTACAGGAGCCGGAAGTACGAACCAAAGAAGAGGAGACGATTGAGTTGTAA
- a CDS encoding predicted protein: MRRAESVASAAKLIALVVLILTTANMLALRSFFCLPMPGDGYDEYPGRPVEASGKEGAKKQNIDVSIEGIDPFYTSDETLESITRSKQASGQTTSSLSNGSYTRSMVVVRAIGNPLSSTNSSNKPLRILEYILENEPAFPNTTRHWFLNRITDAQVEKAIVQRLKSSNETYTIIPFSLREYDNVLYSFDSKDTIHSKHYIKRSAEEKAATLVEETVQQSKIRYVANINGARNAMLRYGKKNSAAEYILPWDGHCFLTREAWDAIQFSMQKYPEAKYFTSPIRLHEGSIDANVTEEPQIAFHRTALAQYNEYLRFGRRDKAELLTRIGVKGQWDEGIPWEDWELDFVEREQAADSVSGVPDAGWAACVHSGIENGGKLGTKILKLNRRGHNLSAQLVRLDIRASQELHGLSSSTLLYYKESQLAEERELWKAGKRLPLVKELLELANKALSFGPWSVMDKRGFGCGVSGDCHDYFHVAPYQWPTLNSTGYTDYSKPFVLRDGERAPGTVAFSEGSEKYDRTKLLAMKFNTTVLALAYSVTGNITYARRAAENLRHWFIYNETRMNANINFAQIKWDVEKREMFGSPCGLIEMKDLYFFLDGVKLIEKSGALSESEIDQLRNWFANYLQWLLSSEQGRWQISANNNHGLFYDVQVAPLALYAGNLPLAISRMQRSISRIRRQMNATTGALPHELRRPICEHYQAFTLQGWITMARMAEKIGLNYWKRFADSDAPNKETALCRAVRYANPYLSRRAVCPGNIDGIDARRWQPILLDALHHCPMLDYKSTSGQNNVLIPPELIDPPLNHYEITGLFNMSDGIGPFWNLGLY, translated from the coding sequence ATGAGAAGAGCCGAAAGCGTTGCTTCAGCAGCTAAACTGATTGCTTTGGTTGTATTGATTCTTACAACTGCCAATATGCTGGCATTGCGGTCATTTTTCTGCTTGCCTATGCCTGGCGATGGTTATGATGAGTACCCAGGGAGGCCTGTTGAAGCTTCCGGCAAAGAAGGCGCTAAAAAACAAAATATTGATGTATCCATCGAGGGCATAGATCCCTTTTACACGAGTGATGAAACACTGGAATCGATAACAAGAAGCAAGCAAGCCAGCGGACAAACAACTTCCTCTTTATCAAACGGATCGTACACTCGGTCTATGGTCGTTGTACGGGCCATCGGGAATCCTCTTTCCTCGACCAACTCATCGAACAAACCACTACGGATTCTCGAATATATTCTTGAAAATGAGCCTGCCTTTCCCAATACAACCCGTCATTGGTTTTTGAATCGAATTACTGATGCACAGGTCGAGAAGGCAATCGTGCAACGCTTAAAGTCTTCTAATGAAACGTACACCATCATCCCCTTTTCGCTTCGCGAATACGACAACGTTTTGTATTCTTTCGACAGTAAGGATACAATTCATTCGAAGCACTATATCAAACGCtcggcggaagaaaaggctgCGACGCTTGTTGAAGAAACTGTGCAACAAAGCAAAATACGATATGTTGCCAACATCAACGGCGCGAGAAATGCCATGCTACGCTACGGCAAAAAGAACAGCGCTGCGGAATACATTCTTCCATGGGACGGACACTGTTTTCTCACGCGGGAAGCTTGGGATGCAATCCAGTTTTCTATGCAAAAGTATCCGGAAGCAAAATACTTTACTTCACCCATTCGTTTACACGAAGGATCTATCGATGCCAATGTCACAGAAGAGCCACAAATTGCATTTCATCGTACAGCCCTGGCACAATACAACGAATATCTTCGGTTCGGCCGCCGCGACAAAGCAGAGTTATTGACCCGGATTGGTGTCAAAGGACAATGGGACGAGGGCATTCCCTGGGAAGACTGGGAACTTGACTTCGTAGAACGTGAGCAAGCAGCCGATTCCGTTAGCGGTGTTCCAGATGCGGGTTGGGCTGCTTGTGTGCATTCTGGAATTGAAAATGGCGGCAAACTAGGAACAAAAATACTAAAACTGAACCGACGCGGTCATAACCTATCTGCTCAGTTGGTTAGGTTGGATATCCGAGCGTCACAGGAGCTTCATGGGCTCTCATCTTCAACACTGTTGTACTACAAGGAGAGCCAACTGGCAGAGGAGAGGGAGCTTTGGAAAGCAGGCAAGCGATTGCCCCTTGTGAAagagcttttggaattggCAAATAAAGCATTGTCGTTCGGACCATGGTCAGTAATGGACAAGCGCGGTTTCGGTTGCGGCGTTTCCGGTGACTGTCACGATTACTTCCATGTGGCGCCATATCAATGGCCTACGTTGAACAGTACAGGATATACGGACTACTCGAAACCATTTGTTCTACGAGATGGTGAGCGTGCGCCTGGAACCGTCGCATTTAGTGAAGGGAGCGAAAAATATGATCGGACAAAATTGCTGGCAATGAAGTTTAACACTACtgtcttggccttggcgtaCTCGGTAACTGGAAACATTACGTATGCCCGCCGGGCAGCGGAGAACCTCAGACATTGGTTCATCTACAATGAGACAAGAATGAATGCAAACATCAACTTTGCACAGATTAAATGGGACGTAGAAAAACGAGAAATGTTTGGGTCTCCGTGTGGCTTAATCGAAATGAAGGATCTATATTTCTTTTTGGATGGGGTGAAACTCATTGAGAAGTCTGGCGCGCTATCTGAATCTGAGATTGATCAGCTACGCAATTGGTTTGCAAACTATCTTCAGTGGTTGCTTTCCAGTGAACAGGGTAGGTGGCAGATTTctgccaacaacaatcacgGTCTGTTTTACGATGTTCAAGTTGCGCCACTTGCTCTGTATGCTGGTAATCTACCTCTGGCAATTTCGCGAATGCAACGGTCGATTTCGCGCATTCGACGACAGATGAATGCCACCACGGGAGCCCTACCACACGAATTGAGACGGCCAATATGCGAACACTACCAGGCATTTACGCTCCAGGGATGGATCACAATGGCAAGAATGGCGGAAAAGATCGGTTTGAACTACTGGAAACGATTTGCAGATTCAGATGCCCCAAACAAAGAGACGGCCCTTTGTCGAGCAGTGCGCTATGCAAACCCGTATCTAAGTCGTCGCGCCGTATGTCCCGGCAATATTGACGGTATCGACGCGCGGCGCTGGCAACCAATACTTTTGGACGCACTGCACCACTGTCCTATGCTAGACTACAAATCGACGTCCGGACAAAACAACGTCCTGATCCCCCCTGAACTGATAGATCCGCCTTTGAATCACTACGAGATTACTGGATTGTTCAATATGTCGGACGGGATAGGACCTTTCTGGAACTTGGGACTGTACTAG
- a CDS encoding predicted protein encodes MGLAPRKPPKRFRNTKNPTSRSSQAKLRLSKFSVLQCGILIARARWHLRVAEQLLSNGVYVLDARKEWCADGVMFGDYANEGGYPSREQGLRSNPSCLYAESEYSDGEF; translated from the exons ATGGGGTTGGCTCctcgcaagccgccgaagagaTTTCGGAATACAAAGAACCCCACAAGCCGTTCTTCTCAGGCAAAGCTGCGGTTGAGCAAGTTCTCGGTCTTGCAATGTGGCATTCTTATTGCTCGCGCCCGCTGGCATTTACGCGTCGCC GAACAGCTCTTGTCCAACGGAGTTTACGTCCTTGACGCTCGTAAAGAATGGTGCGCTGACGGTGTCATGTTTGGTGACTATGCAAACGAAGGGGGTTACCCGAGCCGTGAACAAGGCTTGCGCAGCAACCCCAGTTGCCTTTACGCTGAATCGGAATACTCAGATGGCGAATTTTAA
- a CDS encoding predicted protein codes for MESRGKKQPMVERQESSQSGGVLEIMALENSPDLLDDRSGRNEDKDRRSFMSRFRCMSSMRIVVLVVLCLQNSLFTVLRRYSQGVLKENYSKYEVLLVGEVIKMAFSAYMIKGTLDENVTLTKRLQFLVQSSRKMIVLALIYGAMNILSFVSLRNIGAGMFTIFAQCKILTTASFSALMLNRKYSWTQWRAMIALMLGVLLFSEPIWGKSGNLLSTNAGANVIVGTVAVLIEVILSGFASIYFEKVIKIDPQQLSIWERNFQLALGSFPVYLCFIATDSPAEGFGSGWSIMAVVVTSLGAGGGLLVALSIKYGDSILKTLATTGAIILSSVLDNLFLGGPLTPTMMIAGLQVIVAICNYTFDSTPTEMKLVKPIATRAQGTETSGKEFDEEQALIREEK; via the coding sequence ATGGAATCAAGAGGGAAAAAGCAACCCATGGTTGAACGCCAGGAATCGAGCCAATCGGGAGGGGTGCTGGAAATCATGGCTTTAGAGAATTCTCCAGATCTTCTGGACGACCGAAGTGGTCGTAACGAGGACAAGGATCGACGGAGTTTCATGTCACGCTTTCGGTGTATGAGTTCAATGCGCATCGTTGTTCTGGTAGTTTTGTGCTTGCAGAATTCTTTGTTCACAGTGCTAAGACGATACAGTCAAGGAGTTCTGAAAGAGAACTACTCAAAATACGAAGTTCTTTTGGTCGGCGAAGTCATCAAGATGGCATTCTCGGCCTACATGATAAAAGGCACTTTGGATGAGAATGTGACTTTGACCAAACGGCTTCAATTTCTGGTACAATCAAGCCGCAAAATGATTGTTCTTGCTCTCATCTATGGCGCGATGAATATTCTTTCTTTCGTGTCACTACGAAATATTGGGGCCGGTATGTTTACTATTTTTGCGCAGTGCAAGATTTTAACAACTGCGTCATTTTCTGCTCTGATGCTGAATCGAAAATACTCGTGGACCCAGTGGCGAGCGATGATTGCTCTGATGCTTGGCGTTCTACTCTTTTCGGAGCCAATCTGGGGCAAGTCGGGTAACCTATTGTCGACTAACGCAGGCGCCAACGTAATTGTGGGTACCGTGGCAGTGTTGATTGAAGTCATTCTCAGTGGATTTGCCTCCATCTACTTTGAAAAAGTAATCAAAATTGATCCGCAGCAGCTGAGTATCTGGGAACGAAATTTTCAGTTGGCTCTGGGAAGCTTCCCAGTTTATCTTTGCTTCATCGCTACGGATTCGCCCGCCGAAGGCTTTGGGAGTGGTTGGTCTATCATGGCTGTCGTCGTTACGAGTCTTGGAGCTGGAGGAGGCTTGTTGGTGGCGCTGTCGATCAAGTACGGAGATTCTATTCTCAAGACGCTGGCCACGACTGGGGCAATCATTCTGTCGTCCGTTCTCGACAACCTTTTTCTGGGAGGTCCGCTGACACCTACAATGATGATTGCTGGTCTCCAGGTTATTGTTGCTATCTGTAACTACACATTCGATAGCACACCGACAGAGATGAAATTGGTCAAACCTATTGCGACAAGGGCTCAAGGGACGGAAACCTCCGGGAAGGAGTTCGATGAAGAGCAGGCATTGATTCGCGAAGAAAAGTAA
- a CDS encoding predicted protein: protein MDVSQISRKERSKASTSGKFRIHLLIILLFSTALSAISIVSSILTHFSDPVNFISAVFLPSSRANASMVSSSEVSDDTLSSTYRVKTETVVEGPAQSMYLPAQPSSMILLRAIGNALPPRHSPRQTLDNLEFTLAHEKAFPNTTRHWFVNRIVDPKVREQLLCRLRKANETYTIIPFNIQVYGQLSKIPTLNATEPNRSRTLAHRGRFAEEEKKHEKILYVINVNGVRNAMLEYGRRHTNAQYILPWDGNCFLTQNAWSAIQSSLTMHPDDKYFLSPMDRLKEPNEALLSESYKPNAVEEPQIIFHRTALARFNENLRYGRRNKVELLTRIRARGPWDTALWDWQESEVRSLDTNPTPDSSADVPVAGWSVRLYSGKDGAEQPGAVALRGSLRRKAVSMLLTRLDHDYSAVNEHQRKAE, encoded by the coding sequence ATGGATGTATCACAAATAAGCAGAAAAGAGCGCTCGAAGGCAAGCACTTCGGGGAAATTCCGAATCCACTTGTTGATAATCCTTCTCTTCTCAACGGCGCTTTCAGCGATATCAATTGTTTCGTCAATCTTGACTCACTTCTCCGATCCAGTAAATTTCATTTCGGCAGTATTCTTGCCATCAAGTCGAGCCAATGCGAGCATGGTCTCCAGTTCTGAGGTTTCGGATGACACTCTTTCCTCAACTTATCGGGTCAAAACAGAAACAGTAGTAGAAGGACCCGCTCAGTCGATGTATCTTCCTGCTCAGCCTTCTTCCATGATCTTACTGCGTGCCATTGGGAATGCGTTGCCACCTCGGCACAGCCCACGACAAACTCTTGACAATCTAGAGTTTACTTTAGCTCATGAAAAAgcatttccaaacacaaCACGCCATTGGTTTGTGAATCGTATTGTAGATCCGAAGGTTCGAGAGCAACTGCTATGCCGACTTCGCAAGGCCAACGAAACCTACACTATAATACCCTTCAACATACAAGTCTATGGCCAACTCTCAAAAATCCCGACTCTTAATGCTACCGAACCAAACAGAAGCAGGACATTAGCGCACAGAGGAAGATTTGCTGAAGAGGAGAAGAAGCACGAAAAGATTCTGTACGTCATCAATGTAAACGGCGTCAGGAACGCCATGCTAGAATATGGTCGGCGACACACAAATGCCCAGTACATTCTTCCGTGGGATGGGAATTGCTTCCTGACCCAAAATGCTTGGTCTGCGATTCAGTCGTCTCTGACCATGCATCCAGATGACAAGTATTTCTTATCACCCATGGATCGGCTAAAGGAGCCCAACGAAGCTTTACTATCGGAATCATACAAACCAAACGCTGTGGAAGAGCCGCAAATCATCTTCCATCGAACAGCACTAGCCAGATTTAATGAAAATCTCCGGTACGGGCGACGAAATAAGGTAGAGCTACTGACAAGGATACGGGCGCGAGGTCCATGGGACACGGCACTTTGGGACTGGCAGGAGTCGGAAGTGAGAAGCTTGGATACGAATCCAACCCCAGACTCCTCCGCGGACGTGCCAGTCGCCGGGTGGTCGGTGCGTTTGTATTCGGGTAAAGATGGTGCTGAGCAACCTGGCGCAGTTGCTCTGCGTGGGAGCTTGAGGAGAAAAGCTGTGTCAATGCTCTTAACTCGTCTCGACCATGATTATTCAGCAGTCAACGAGCATCAAAGAAAGGCCGAGTGA
- a CDS encoding predicted protein yields the protein MASNDPIEINPVRRTPFRKLFTCCLPKAEMEPRATERGVVFSDPERMPEHMKQDIDDVTEEESSATGLDIDFHDSQHGRLFDLPDLDESFSEDDVRPQSVVVEFWKLIMSFVFLDWIRGATGPKLITNGSTKAKTV from the exons ATGGCTTCCAATGATCCTATTGAGATCAATCCAGTGAGGAGAACACCTTTTCGGAAGCTCTTCACTTGCTGTCTGCCCAAAGCCGAGATGGAACCCAGAGCTACCGAACGGGGTGTGGTTTTCTCCGACCCGGAGCGTATGCCCG aacacatGAAGCAAGACATTGACGATGTGACAGAAGAGGAATCATCCGCGACTGGACTTGACATTGATTTTCACGACTCACAGCATGGACGCTTATTCGACCTTCCTGATCTGGACGAAAGCTTTAGTGAAGACGATGTTCGTCCACAATCTGTCGTGgtcgaattttggaagctCATCAT GAGTTTCGTCTTTCTTGACTGGATACGTGGCGCTACCGGTCCAAAATTGATTACGAATGGATCCACCAAGGCTAAGACTGTGTAA
- a CDS encoding predicted protein, giving the protein MRKIYLIASVLATFSHGFQIVPSRSLHSPLSYRRTERHFFNFGQKPQPKQAEPEPSKITTPEEEPDAVEKLFTFFFGKPEEEPFGLKRFGRERFPEQYPATVDDFDVASVEADDKEMAALRPLLKNTNLEERAVYLTYSANNNGWSAEAFHNAVDRKGGALVVCTTTSGQVCGGYNPKGWVGYGEARGSIAAFLFVRNKDGTFTKLRKVGGAGLAQIDNPESGPSFGVDSLVIPLNRDNKKLARSKLGSYYERFEDGTNSLFVSQAAVQLRDLKVYHGVYKDGEFIPFSDAEPFALS; this is encoded by the exons ATGCGGAAAATTTACCTAATTGCTTCAGTGCTAGCGACATTTTCACATGGCTTTCAGATCGTACCGTCACGGAGTCTTCATTCGCCGCTTTCGTATCGAAGAACAGAACGCCACTTTTTCAACTTCGGCCAAAAGCCGCAACCAAAGCAAGCCGAGCCGGAGCCGTCAAAAATTACTACTCCGGAGGAGGAGCCCGACGCCGTTGAAAAACTCTTTACCTTCTTTTTCGGGAAACCCGAAGAGGAACCCTTCGGTTTGAAGCGGTTCGGTAGGGAACGGTTTCCAGAGCAGTACCCGGCTACGGTGGACGACTTTGACGTGGCGTCGGTCGAAGCGGACGATAAGGAAATGGCCGCACTACGCCCTTTGTTGAAAAACACCAATTTAGAGGAACGCGCTGTCTATTTGACATACAGCGCAAACAATAATGGATGGAGTGCGGAAGCATTCCACAACGCAGTGGATCGAAAAGGAGGAGCGCTTGTTGTCTGTACCACCACCTCGGGACAAGTTTGTGGAGGGTATAATCCCAAAGGATGGGTAGGTTACGGCGAAGCTCGTGGTTCAATTGCAGCATTTTTATTTGTCCGTAACAAGGACGGAACTTTCACCAAACTAAGGAAAGTTGGTGGGGCTGGGCTGGCACAAAT CGACAATCCAGAATCGGGACCTTCCTTTGGTGTCGATTCTCTGGTTATTCCACTCAATCGAGATAACAAAAAATTGGCACGAAGCAAGCTGGGTTCATATTACGAGCGGTTCGAAGATGGAACCAACTCGCTGTTTGTTAGTCAAGCGGCAGTGCAACTACGTGATTTGAAAGTCTACCACGGCGTATACAAAGATGGAGAATTCATTCCTTTTTCCGATGCTGAACCGTTCGCGCTATCCTAG
- the MMSDH gene encoding methylmalonate semialdhyde dehydrogenase (aldehyde dehydrogenase probable MMSDH : inositol & propanoate metabolism, amino acids degradation.), whose translation MATEAMASGSTNGTSVPKVDNFIHGVFLAPSTQQYLEVTNPANDHTIGLVGVSEIDDVQAAVQAAQDAFPEWSGWTTKARAAVMLKFHALVQEHAEELARLIVAENGKNLTEALADVAKGNETVEYSCSLPQLAQGKTLSVSSGGVSCQDRRVPLGVVASIVPFNFPFMVPMWTIPIALVMGNTMVLKPSEKVPLTMHRVASLLQQAGLPDGVFNMVQGTQAAVQALIAHEHVKAVTFVGSSHVAQLVATSCRGLHKRCTALGGAKNHLVALPDCDVESAARDICVSFAGCAGQRCMAASVLLLVGTAQETLLNMVVQNAASLAPGSEPGQVGPVIDVVSYDKILRYIAQAEQDGAKVLLDGRGWKRKEGCWIGPTVLLHSSPTDTTMTEEVFGPVLSVYVCSSWEEAIAIEKANEFGNAASIYTTNGANAEWFLSRFQAGMLGTNIGIPVPREPFSFGGLYGTKSKYGDMDITGDGGMEFFSNRIKITSKWPLKRTADTMLNGVGPSNGTVASGTAKKTVDQANFAGSM comes from the coding sequence ATGGCGACGGAAGCAATGGCCTCCGGCAGCACGAACGGAACTTCCGTCCCGAAAGTGGACAATTTCATCCACGGAGTCTTTCTGGCACCATCCACGCAACAATATCTGGAAGTCACCAACCCCGCCAACGATCACACGATTGGTCTCGTCGGCGTGTCCGAGATCGACGACGTGCAAGCCGCCGTCCAAGCGGCACAGGATGCCTTTCCCGAATGGTCCGGCTGGACTACGAAAGCCCGTGCCGCTGTCATGCTCAAATTCCACGCACTCGTACAGGAACACGCGGAAGAACTCGCGCGTTTGATCGTCGCCGAAAACGGCAAAAATCTGACGGAAGCACTGGCGGATGTTGCCAAGGGGAACGAAACGGTGGAGTACTCGTGCAGTTTGCCCCAGCTTGCACAAGGGAAAACGCTGTCGGTGAGCAGTGGCGGTGTGAGTTGCCAAGATCGTCGCGTTCCACTCGGAGTCGTGGCTTCGATTGTACCATTCAACTTTCCCTTTATGGTACCCATGTGGACCATTCCCATCGCTCTCGTCATGGGTAATACTATGGTACTCAAACCCAGCGAAAAAGTTCCGCTGACGATGCACCGAGTTGCCTCGCTTTTGCAACAAGCCGGCCTTCCCGACGGAGTCTTCAACATGGTGCAAGGCACGCAAGCCGCCGTCCAAGCCTTGATTGCGCACGAACACGTCAAGGCTGTTACTTTTGTCGGTTCGTCGCACGTGGCACAATTGGTGGCGACGTCCTGTCGGGGACTGCACAAGCGTTGTACCGCACTAGGCGGGGCCAAGAATCATTTAGTCGCCTTGCCCGATTGTGACGTGGAAAGTGCCGCCCGCGATATTTGCGTCAGCTTTGCAGGCTGCGCCGGACAGCGGTGCATGGCGGCATCcgttttgttgttggtgggaACGGCACAAGAGACGCTGCTCAATATGGTAGTGCAAAATGCAGCAAGTTTAGCGCCAGGTAGTGAGCCTGGACAGGTGGGACCGGTGATTGACGTGGTTTCGTACGACAAGATTTTGCGGTACATTGCACAGGCGGAACAGGATGGTGCCAAAGTTTTGTTGGACGGAAGGGGATGGAAACGCAAGGAAGGTTGTTGGATTGGGCCGACTGTGTTGCTGCACTCGAGCCCGACCGATACAACCATGACGGAGGAAGTTTTTGGACCAGTCCTCTCCGTCTACGTCTGTAGTTCTTGGGAAGAGGCCATTGCGATTGAAAAAGCTAACGAGTTTGGCAATGCTGCATCGATCTACACGACGAATGGGGCGAATGCGGAATGGTTCCTGTCGCGCTTCCAAGCCGGCATGTTGGGCACCAACATTGGGATTCCGGTCCCCCGGGAACCCTTTTCGTTTGGTGGCTTGTACGGAACCAAAAGCAAATACGGCGACATGGACATAACGGGAGATGGCGGAATGgaattcttttccaatcgaATCAAAATTACAAGTAAGTGGCCTCTCAAGCGCACGGCCGACACAATGCTCAACGGCGTCGGTCCCAGCAATGGGACAGTCGCGAGCGGAACGGCAAAAAAGACTGTGGATCAAGCCAACTTTGCGGGCAGTATGTAA
- a CDS encoding predicted protein, which yields MTSSPTVTPNTSANRRRHRVTADPHWKTAQAALTHAVSRAVRELRHEYGYSFDRAAQAVFQHLEIGSSATAPVEQHEVSAMTRRYGIGSVHARLALAVARTIQKQACETKSAAAVVEEMIRKLSPTAVLVQHGTRLEDTDGFVVTAATSISTPTTVPSRQKSATTTAAPTRSAGPPSRPNVRPGTNGPINITSHTVVNTSTANGKPAQKKKSKMKKESAIAPKSGTISTRKRSLDESTPQHEVSASTISPPSASRVRSESMEAVSAKLETGEEKAGVSPIARKRGRSEESTEQLSSTKRPRNVT from the exons ATGACAAGCAGTCCTACCGTAACCCCGAATACTTCGGCGAATCGCCGACGGCATCGCGTTACCGCTGATCCCCATTGGAAAACGGCGCAAGCCGCTTTGACGCACGCCGTGTCGCGAGCGGTGCGGGAGCTCCGGCACGAGTACGGATATTCGTTCGATCGGGCGGCACAAGCCGTTTTCCAGCATCTAGAGATAGGTAGCAGTGCCACAGCGCCCGTAGAGCAGCACGAG GTATCCGCGATGACGCGTCGTTACGGAATTGGTAGCGTACATGCGCGCTTAGCTTTGGCCGTGGCTCGAACGATTCAAAAGCAAGCGTGCGAAACCAAAAGTGCCGCGGCCGTCGTGGAAGAGATGATTCGCAAGCTGTCGCCCACTGCCGTTCTTGTGCAGCACGGCACTCGTTTGGAAGACACCGATGGGTTTGTTGTTACGGCAGCTACTAGTATATCGACGCCGACAACGGTGCCGTCTCGTCAAAAATCTGCAACTACAACAGCAGCACCCACACGCAGCGCAGGCCCCCCATCGCGCCCCAACGTCCGGCCGGGCACCAATGGTCCTATCAACATTACTTCTCATACCGTCGTCAACACCAGCACTGCGAATGGCAAGCCTGcccaaaagaagaaatctaaaatgaaaaaggaaagcGCGATCGCGCCCAAGTCTGGTACCATTAGCACGCGCAAACGATCGCTGGACGAAAGCACCCCGCAACACGAGGTATCCGCCTCGACTATTAGCCCTCCTTCCGCATCCCGCGTGCGGTCGGAGTCGATGGAGGCCGTCTCGGCCAAGCTTGAAACGggcgaagaaaaagctgGCGTCTCACCCATCGCTCGTAAACGCGGACGTTCCGAAGAATCCACGGAACAGCTGTCGAGCACGAAACGACCGCGCAACGTGACCTGA
- a CDS encoding predicted protein has protein sequence MDVSQISRKERSKASTSGKFRIHLLIILLFSTALSAISIVSSILTHFSDPVNFISAVFLPSSRANASMVSSSEVSDDTLSSTYRVKTETVVEGPAQSMYLPAQPSSMILLRAIGNALPPRHSPRQTLDNLEFTLAHEKAFPNTTRHWFVNRIVDPKVREQLLCRLRKANETYTIIPFNIQVYGQLSKIPTLNATEPNRSRTLAHRGRFAEEEKKHEKILYVINVNGVRNAMLEYGRRHTNAQYILPWDGNCFLTQNAWSAIQSSLTMHPDDKYFLSPMDRLKEPNEALLSESYKPNAVEEPQIIFHRTALARFNENLRYGRRDKVELLTRIRARGPWDTALWDWQESEVTSLDMKPTPDSSADVPVAGWSVRLYSGKDGAEQPGAVALRGSLRRKAVSMLLTRLDHDYSAVNEHQRKAEWIAGMQQLQPTTATCLCKYSTCHHPT, from the coding sequence ATGGATGTATCACAAATAAGCAGAAAAGAGCGCTCGAAGGCAAGCACTTCGGGGAAATTCCGAATCCACTTGTTGATAATCCTTCTCTTCTCAACGGCGCTTTCAGCGATATCAATTGTTTCGTCAATCTTGACTCACTTCTCCGATCCAGTAAATTTCATTTCGGCAGTATTCTTGCCATCAAGTCGAGCCAATGCGAGCATGGTCTCCAGTTCTGAGGTTTCGGATGACACTCTTTCCTCAACTTATCGGGTCAAAACAGAAACAGTAGTAGAAGGACCCGCTCAGTCGATGTATCTTCCTGCTCAGCCTTCTTCCATGATCTTACTGCGTGCCATTGGGAATGCGTTGCCACCTCGGCACAGCCCACGACAAACTCTTGACAATCTAGAGTTTACTTTAGCTCATGAAAAAgcatttccaaacacaaCACGCCATTGGTTTGTGAATCGTATTGTAGATCCGAAGGTTCGAGAGCAACTGCTATGCCGACTTCGCAAGGCCAACGAAACCTACACTATAATACCCTTCAACATACAAGTCTATGGCCAACTCTCAAAAATCCCGACTCTTAATGCTACCGAACCAAACAGAAGCAGGACATTAGCGCACAGAGGAAGATTTGCTGAAGAGGAGAAGAAGCACGAAAAGATTCTGTACGTCATCAATGTAAACGGCGTCAGGAACGCCATGCTAGAATATGGTCGGCGACACACAAATGCCCAGTACATTCTTCCGTGGGATGGGAATTGCTTCCTGACCCAAAATGCTTGGTCTGCGATTCAGTCGTCTCTGACCATGCATCCAGATGACAAGTATTTCTTATCACCCATGGATCGGCTAAAGGAGCCCAACGAAGCTTTACTATCGGAATCATACAAACCAAACGCTGTGGAAGAGCCGCAAATCATCTTCCATCGAACAGCACTAGCCAGATTTAATGAAAATCTCCGGTACGGGCGACGAGATAAGGTAGAGCTCCTGACAAGGATACGGGCGCGAGGTCCATGGGACACGGCACTTTGGGACTGGCAGGAGTCGGAAGTGACAAGCTTGGATATGAAGCCAACCCCAGACTCCTCCGCGGACGTGCCAGTCGCCGGGTGGTCGGTGCGTTTGTATTCGGGTAAAGATGGTGCTGAGCAACCTGGCGCAGTTGCTCTGCGTGGGAGCTTGAGGAGAAAAGCTGTGTCAATGCTCTTAACTCGTCTCGACCATGATTATTCAGCAGTCAACGAGCATCAAAGAAAGGCCGAGTGGATCGCCGGTATGCAGCAGCTGCAACCAACTACTGCTACTTGTTTGTGCAAGTATTCTACGTGTCACCATCCAACATAG